The DNA region GCCCAGGAGGAGTAAGGTAGGTAGCAATCGCCTGTCGCTGTATCTCTCGCGCTCGCTCGATGTCTTCCTGGTCGAGCTGCTCGAGTTGCTCGAGTTGTTTAACGACGTCCTCATAACGCTCGATGAAAATTTTTAGACCGGTATAGATGTAACATTCCTGCCTGCGGACCGCTTCAATGATGGCTTCTCGTTCGTTGACGGGGATGCATTGATGGACGACCATCTTGATGCTTCTGCTCGTTGGTACTGTTATATATTGGAAATTCGAATCTGGCAATGATGGAAGGGAAAGGGATTGATAAAATGGCTTTGATGCAGAGAAGATACTTACAGGCGAGATACAGTCCTTTAATAGCTTAGAATTTGTCCTGAGCAGTCCATAATATTTCCCAGTCTGAATCTATCCCGTCGTCTGAAAGGAAATAACCTCATTGACACCCCTGCAATGCGCCAATGCCCTTGTCGATGTCGCGACGGAATGATCTATCCCATTGTTCGAACACGCTGTGTCCCATGGAATATTAATGGAAGATTCCATAATTCTTTCCGCAATTATAGATGATGTGAGGCCATGTGTGAGACATGTATGTGTTCAAGGGGGAGTGAACCTGTAAAGCCGTGGTGTATGAGGGGAATCATTCAGATTCGAGACACTGGTAATGCCAAAGAGGAACCACCCAAAGGCAAGATCTAGGAATCACAAATGGAATGACTATTTTATCCAAATGAGCTtttgggaaaaaaaaaaaaaaaaaaaaaaaaaaaaccggGGGGTCAGCGATTTTTCATCCATTCACTTCATCTTTTAGCGGCGTTTACCCTGCTGCAAATACTGCAAAGAAAGCCCTAACCATCCTATAAAAATTAACGCACCAAAACAATCCCTTTTACTATTTATTCCTCCTTCAACTCTCCTGCTCCAAGACAACCGTCTTTGTGGAATACTTCATCATCCTTCCTCCATCCATTGGCCCTAAGACATTTGTTTCTCTGCTATCGCAATGGGCAGAACCGAAATCGAGATTGGAGCCATCCTCTCCACCCTCGCCATTATCTACTGGCGCTACACCGATCCCTCTACCGGCATTAGCAACAAACCCCACGGCTTAGACTGGATCTGCGTCGAGCGCAGCATCTACCGTCTCCTCGTTCTGCGCGGAACCATCAAATTGGGCGATAAATTTTATGAGAATCCTTGGCACTTGTATTTGAACGAGTACGCGCCGGCTGGTATGCGTCGTTCGATATCTTTGGGTCAGGGTCAGAGTCATATTTTTCAGAGTTCGACCTTGATGGCTTCTACTACTTCTGTTCCTACTTCAACCGTGTCTTCCGGAGACCAGGGTCGGGGTCGTCAGCCTGCGAATTGTGatgggcagcagcagcagccacagCGCCGAGTTTGTTTCCTCGATACTCCTAGCCCTGCTCGTGGAAGAGCTCCCCGTCGCCTTCCGTTGAGCCCTGCTCCCAACGCGCGATTCCATTGAGTCGTCAATGATCACTTCAACATGCGATATTGGGTCAGTTTGGATTGTCCTTTGCTATTGCTTTATTTCTGGTAAGCTTTATCTTGAAAGGAAGACTTGAACTATACTTACTCCTTGCAACAGGACTGTACAGATACTCGTTGGCATATCATAATGCTTGGATAATGGCGGAGGACGAATATGTGTCGGATTTAGATATGGATACGAACTTGTCATGGCTTATGTTTGTTCTCGATGTATCTATCTTGTCAACAATAAGAACACCATGGCGTCTCTTGAATAAACTCGTGATAGGTAGAGCCAACTTGCACTGTAACACTCTATATCTATCCTCCTATTCCATAACATAGCCCTATATACACCGCAAACAGCCTGTAAGCAAACAACCCAATCACAGTGATGATCCCAATCCCATTTTTATTGTCTCCAATCTACTAGGGTATTCCTCAGATCTTAAATTTCCATTATCTGGAATATGAACCCGGCTGGTGGTGACAGACCTTTCCTATAGTGCTGACAGAAGAATACTTCATCCAATCGTTTTGAATAACTAAGACTTCAATAGCGAGAAAGTTACCCAACTTGGTGACCATTTCCGATCTTGATTCCCTTTAAGTTCCGCCCCCTGCATGTGTGATAGAGCGCTTGGTGGCGAAGTGGCCGACCTACGATGCATTCGGGCATTTGCTTCGTACAGTGCCAttgcttcctcttcagataACCTTAATTCCGCCTCCTCTACTCCTGGCCGCATCATGGTTCACAACAAGAGTGCTTATTGACAGATCGGAGTCCCCAGATACGGACCGCCTAGCAATAGCCCGTTATCAAGAACCCTCCACGGTTCTCATCAGGATTACCTGCTATGAA from Aspergillus chevalieri M1 DNA, chromosome 2, nearly complete sequence includes:
- a CDS encoding uncharacterized protein (COG:S;~EggNog:ENOG410Q1TX), whose amino-acid sequence is MGRTEIEIGAILSTLAIIYWRYTDPSTGISNKPHGLDWICVERSIYRLLVLRGTIKLGDKFYENPWHLYLNEYAPAGMRRSISLGQGQSHIFQSSTLMASTTSVPTSTVSSGDQGRGRQPANCDGQQQQPQRRVCFLDTPSPARGRAPRRLPLSPAPNARFH